One window of Lytechinus variegatus isolate NC3 chromosome 2, Lvar_3.0, whole genome shotgun sequence genomic DNA carries:
- the LOC121409230 gene encoding SAGA-associated factor 29-like gives MKMRRGKSSGATPSASSKDEKVMAPSSISPEPNMDSPGKTPQSEGAGGSGTETEPKPEEEKTGEGSKTNVLGTGSASIQEMLAELYRLVKDTHKGKERSEANLGLITKTQESINQSQKISPYYRTKLRSLYQSALSDAENEAELYRKSLEKITEIKNIRNEQRLQARSAGHHSDSDGPRKIMRRGVLMNMLQQTAITLPLWIGRTEQEKPPPLCGAIPAESSYISKPGDYIAARVRGSDGDENWILAEVISFNSGTNKYEVDDIDEEGKERHLLSRRRIVPLPLMKANPETNPEALFKKGMLVMALYPQTTCFYRALVERPPEGPIDDYSVLFEDNSYADGYSPALNVAQRYVVQVKEPRKR, from the exons ATGAAGATGAGAAGAGGGAAATCATCCGGGGCCACACCCTCGGCCTCTAGCAAGGATGAAAAGGTGATGGCTCCCAGCTCCATATCCCCAGAACCAAACATGGATTCTCCAGGCAAGACTCCTCAGTCTGAGGGTGCAGGAGGGAGTGGGACAGAGACAGAGCCCAAACCAGAGGAAGAGAAGACAGGAGAAGGCAGTAAAACCAATGTACTAGGGACTGGTTCAGCATCCATACAGGAGATGCTAGCTGAGCTATATCGTCTAGTCAAAGACACTCATAAG GGCAAGGAAAGGAGTGAGGCAAATTTAGGACTGATTACAAAAACACAAGAGAGTATTAATCAAAGTCAGAAGATATCACCCTACTATCGTACAAAACTACGTAGTCTTTACCAGTCTGCATTGTCAGATGCAGAAAATGAAGCAGA ATTATATAGAAAATCACTGGAGAAGATCACAGAGATTAAGAACATACGTAACGAGCAACGTCTGCAGGCAAGGAGTGCTGGACATCATTCTGACTCTGATGGACCAAGAAAAATTATGAGGAGAGGGGTACTAATGAACATGCTGCAACAGACTGCCATCACATTACCGCTGTGGATAGGCCGTACAGAACAAGA AAAACCTCCTCCTCTGTGTGGTGCTATACCAGCCGAGTCTAGTTACATCTCTAAACCAGGCGACTATATTGCAGCCAGAGTGAGAGGgagtgatggtgatgaaaacTGGATTCTTGCAGAGGTTATTTCTTTTAACTCAGGCACCAATAAATATGAGGTGGATGACATCGATGAGGAAGGCAAAGA GAGGCATCTATTATCAAGACGGAGAATAGTCCCTCTTCCTTTGATGAAAGCCAACCCAGAGACAAACCCAGAAGCTTTATTTAAGAAGGGAATG CTTGTGATGGCACTGTACCCCCAAACGACATGTTTCTATCGAGCATTAGTAGAGCGACCGCCAGAAGGG CCTATTGATGACTACTCGGTATTATTTGAGGATAACTCTTATGCAGATGGCTACTCACCGGCATTGAATGTGGCACAGAGGTACGTCGTCCAGGTCAAAGAACCAAGGAAAAGATGA